The DNA region CTGCCCATATTTATAAGTAAAGCCGACCATTGTAAACATTTAAAACGGTAAAAGGTCGACAAGAATACACTGTATAATCACCAGTATGACAACGAACTAAAAAAGAGTACCATAAAACAAATTTTGAGGAAACTTTAAAATCTTAAGCTAAATAATTAAAGTTGAAGTACACAAATTACGTTTTCGACGCAATAAATGTACAAAAGCAAGATCAATTCATAAGAAGTATGAAATCACTCCAGCAAGGAGTAACTCACTCAGTCGGCTAAAATAAATCCCATGATGAGATGTGTGTATATCCTCTGCTTTATTAAATTTCAACTAACTGCAACTTTCCAGTTAAAAGTCTTGGTATAACCAATCAATTAATAATTTCAGATCAAACGTTGTGTCCATATTACCGCATTTTGAAATTGTGGAGATTTGttgctcaggtggatgattttgatggagtttgtTCTCTTAGCAGgctgatttggtcgtggagctttcatcgcccttctgaacgatatcatcagcacaaaattcaggTGGACTTTAactgttcaaatttctccacatatgtctcacagcttgttctgtaggCCTCGACGTTGAttagttcttgttgaccttaaactggTCAttttttacttctttgttttggtcgTATCTTCGATTGGTTTGATTGTCAACTCCATGTTCGTCCATAATTTTTCTGAATAGTTGATAAATTGGaccgatttcaatgtgcttgttggtTGACCTGGGTGCACAGGTTCTAAAAATCCTCTGGTGCTTTTAGAATTGCCTTTATCCAAGATCTTCACATTTTTCCAGTCGAGTGTGTGCCTGCGGACATTTCGCTTCTACCCGacatttgtgctgatgatgtcgttcagaagaacgattaaAGCTCCACGACCAGCCCAGCCAGTCCAGAGAACAAAATGGGAACACAGGATTAGTAATTAAACAGGCACGTCGAACTGAACAGCCATCTCGGAACACAAAACTCGATGTAAAATTACAATTGGGTGCAAGTTACTTTTCCTCCCTCACCTTGTGACCTGCAGCAAATTAAATGGAACGTAATCATAGATCAATTTTCAAAAAAACCAAGATGTAAACTGTGGTTGACCGTATACTATATACTATATAGGCCGGGTTTAGGCGATTGTAAGACCTGCTCATTCTCTGTGTAGCTTAGTAACTGTCCCTTGCCAGTTGGCTTTCTGTTTTTAATCATGCTACTTGCATCGGTAATTCTGAAACTCAATTTTCACATGTCGATATCACGAGTCTTCAGCTAATTTTTAACAAATTCATTCATCATTGGTAACAAAACAGATACAGAATTTCCTCTCTCGATTAAAAAACTCACTCTTTGTTATACGTCCAAAACTTACAGAGGATATATAAATATGCCAGAGCCATGCCTTAAGTAATGAAAGAGACCCATATAAAACGTCCTCATGGATCGCATAATTGTCGGAACTAGTTGATATCCTCTAAAGTGCTCAGTGAATCCGGTTCTAACGCCAGCATTAGAGATAAATATCTAGTTTGAATGTTGTTAAAAAAGGTAGATTAAAGTATGATTTGTGGCACTTAATATTGCTTACTTTTTTGAAGCAAGTATACCTGAATGTGTTTTGAAGGATCTTCTTAATATCTTTAGTAAGGTACTGAATATCCATGATAGTGTTGAGTATTGAACAGACTGTGTCCTTGAGCGGGCCGCCTCCGCCAAATTAGGTTTTTTCGCCATGTCGGGTAGGACTGCCCTGTTCGGAAGGCCTCAGCAATCTCAAACACGACATTTACTGCAATTCAAAGCAGGGAAAATGACGATTGGTGACGATAACTGGGTTCATGCTGACCCTCGCAAGGGATGGGTGTATGTTTATCAGTCCGGGGACGGAAAGTTACACTTCTGTTGGATCGATCGCAAAACGTTTCTTGTTGAAGATGTAGGTGTACTTCCATTCGCATAAATTATTAAGTTAGAATTTCGTCATTAATGCCAAACAGGCTGAGTTTCAAAAGATTCCACAATGTACAACGGGTAGAGTTTACCTTCTTAAGTTCAAAGGTCCCAAACATTTTTTCATCTGGATGCAAGTAAGTTTTATTCTTCAAACCATTTTCAAAGGAACCCAACGGAAAAAATGATAGTGACATTTGttcaagaataaacgactacaTTAGGTCTCCACCCGCACAAACTACAACACTCTCAAGTAAATTTTCTGGACCTCAATACATTTTTAGGTGACTGGCTTAGTCGTTTTGAAAGTCTTAACCAACTTTCTCACAGCGATATTCTGGCTTTGTTGTGTAAGTTGTAATTATTCTTTCAGATCTGTCAATCTTAGCGATGGGGGTAGGGCTTGGAGGTGGATTAACTTCGGAATCTGATATGTAAGTTTGACTAGACTTAGCATAACAACTCATTTTTGTCTCTAGTAGTTTTAATATAGTGTGGATACTCCGTTGAACTTCTTTGGGTATATCCTACTGGATAAGTAGAATAATCTGTGAGTACATGGTTAAGCTTTCCGAGGTTTTGAGACAAAGTCTGTCTGATCGCATCACGACCTTAAATCGACTCTACCTGTTTAACACATGCGTCCCATAGATGTCTGCAATCTCTAGGTAGTGAAGGGATTCACTTTTCGAAGACTGCGTGACTTGCTTAAAAGATCTAGTTTCATGACAAGTATATTCCCATCACATAAAGTCTAAAACTAAGCTTCTGGACAAAAGTGGCGTTGCGAAGCAACAGCCCAGTCACTTTGATTACAGTATAACGTATACCGATTGCAGATGTTTAGTTTCATCTTTGATCCACGATTTATTTATATCGTAGTATTACCCAGTGGCGTAAACTGAAGCCAAAGCTGTATGCCTTCACCACATGAGAAGTTAGTTGATATATGCAGAGAGGAAACTGTCTTTTGTACCAAATAAGTTCTGCGTTCGTcaacttttatatattacagCAGTCTCAATTACCTGTACTAATTGTCTGTCGTAGTTAAATCATTACCGGATTGAAACTAAGATAGTTGATTTACACTAACACTATGCTAACTGACAATTCAAAGTATTACTTAGTCGGTTTTCTGGGCTTTTTAAGTGTATACTCAACACTTCATATTGTTTAGTTCCTGCTACTCAATTAACGTATTTTTTTGTAATTCGTTTGCAGATCATCTGCTCAAGCAAATGCTGTGACAATCGGGCGTCATTTAAATACGGGACATCTAGATGAATCTAATGTATCTACACCTGTCATTGGGACTACTGCCACACCATCTTCAGGAACTTCATCCACTGGCGGTAACTCTCTACGCCCATCTGTAAGTTACctaaaattgttttaatttacttaCCCTACTTTAGCTCCTAGTTAAACCTTATATGTTATTGACGTTTCGGGATTCTTCCGTAGTCATACTACGGGGGATTATTTGATGTGTAAGCTTTGCACCTACATTTTATGAACGTTTTCCTCGGTACAAGTTAACTAGTCTGAATGAGCTGTTTAGTATTCTAAGTGTTCAAATTTAAGGATCATGTACGCTCAGCCTGACCTTTTCGTTACAGTTTGATATCCTAACCAAACCTCGCACTTTTAATGGTGTTTTCCTAAATCCTCAAACACAGTCTAGAAAACAGTCCAACTGACCTTGAGCCGCACTTCAGTTACTTACTATCTTCAAGCAACATGAATGGAAAATTGATGTAAGTCCTTTGACTCTTAATGAGGTTGAAAAGTGTATTAGCAACCTAAAGCGATAGGGAGCAGAAGGGCCTGGTGGATTAACTTCTGATATTTTTGAGGgtggtggtccagttttagcaGTTAGATTAGCTGAGATCCTAGCTAAAATCTAGAAATTGGACATTATCCTACCTGACTAGTCTCGATCGCTGATCGTCCCTGTCTATAGGAAAGAATAAAAATCCCCTGGTGATAATCACGGAGGAATCAGTTTAACTAAtctagtgtctaaaatattggTCTCAATAATACTTTGACGTCTATCTAAAGCTCGCGAAAAACAAACCCGAGGAAAATAGTCTGATTTCAAATGTGGACGTAAATGTAAAGACCAAATATCCCATGACCTTAAGGTGTGGTTCGACCCTGTTGATCGTGATATTCTGTGGCACTTTTTCGAGGAAAGGTGTCctaaagaagtacattaacatTGTACGTCCTCTCTAATCGAACACTACTGATCGAGTCAGagtttatggtgaactgtcacaAGTGGTTATCTCAAGTGGTGTTCATCAGGGTTTTCTGCTTTCCCCGTTAGCTTTTTATCAGTCCATTATGCCATCCAGTATTATGAAGTATAAACACTTAGAGTTTCGTACCAAGTTATTAGTAAATTACCGTAGATCTATAGTCCTTTTGTGTTCTGATTTACTACACATCCAATTAAGTTAGTTAATGTATTTCAGTGTATTTCAGACGaggaaaacaaaacatttaagTCATCTAATAAAAAATTTGTAAATGGGTACTAGACTTGTCGATAAAAGTATAGGTAATATACTACATCTCAAAGCTAATTGTTAAAACAATACAATAACACATAGAAGTGATGTAAATATAATACTGTTCATCGGCAAATAGTCTGTTCACTAGTTTAGAGGTCATGAGTATTCTTGTTTTTTTAAAGGGATTCAGAGTTAACATACAAACGTTTTTGATAGTCACAACTGATGTTACTTTCTCATAACAGATGTTTTCTCCATTCTTTCCTAAAGACAACCGATAAACGACTTGAAGCTGGGAAAATACAACTTCAGGACTTGAGAAATATCCTCTCATCAATCTCTACTGGAATGCGGAGTTCATGTATGTAATGGTTTAATTTTATAGACGAAAAACTTGACCAAACTTTTATACTGCAGAAATTTAGTTACTTCGAAATTTAGTTAACAAAAAAGAACTGTTACATAACTCACACATACTTTCACCAAAAGTAAATATCAAAATCGTATATACGCTGTTTTAACTACTCCGAACTCACTGATTATGATTTTTTGTTAAATCATCCTTGACCTCATAAGACGTATCGTAAAACCGGATGATGAGATCAGCCATTCAAATTATTTCGTCAACAAGCGTTGACTGCATGCGGATGGTAAATTTCCAAAGCTCAGTGAAATAGTAAACCCTATAAAAATAATGTAGGTGCACATTAATCGGTTGGGGTCTTCGTGAATATCTCTATCAACGGTTACAGACTCAGAGTAACATTGCTCGTAATCCATCTCAGGTTCATTGTTCAGGTGAATTCTCGTTTCATATCCCCTTAGATTTAGGTTTTAAAAGCATATTTTGCTTTTTATTTCACGAATACGTTCTCCCTTCCtgaattatattttttatgtgCAATGCTTTCTAGTAgcactaatactgttactactaatATTTTGGAATTCGTCTTGATTTCATTTCTCTGTGGATATATGGTATAGCAAATTAAGCTGATGCACACATATGCCAGATTTCTCTATTGCTTATGACTGACAGCTTATTTGATCATGTCTTATTTTGAccaaaataatacaataattattGACTTATAATTGCAGAGATTGTTGACAAAGTTATTGGAAccaattatttacttgaatattcctCAGTTTCATATATTGTGAATTTTTACAATAGTAAATCTATTTGtagatttattatcatttactaATATGGTTAGCATTTTTGAATGGGAAATAATGTATATTACATTGTGGTTACGTCTACTGTTCCTAATTAACTGAGAGCCCTACGAAATAGTATGTTTATTCAAGTTACCATCTTACATCGGTTCAGAAAGATGAAACTAACAAGAGGAATACCGAAGGAGTTGACACGATAACGTAATTAATGATAGTGTAAACATTtacgtattgaagattgtggtTTAAAAACGGTATGTATGAAAATACTGGAACTCAATATCTAGGGAAAAAAGAAGACTAAATGCATTCGCTCTAGTGCGACCGGTTCTAACTTGTTCTACCCAACGTTTGCTACTACTGATCTTGTTTATCGTGCAGACTCCAGTCATGTGGTCTGAACGTGTCAACAGGTCTCAATCCATGTCAGTGATGTTATAAACTGATGCTATGTTTCAGCCTGATCACCCCTAGATTTCATCCAACTCTCCATCGCGCGCGTTGTAGGCCTAacattttacagccagactaacgtTAAAACTACACAAAAGATGGCCCAAGTTGGTATAACATTTTTCAACTTTCACCATACATAAGCTGATCTCACTTGACACACCATCAGTACTCATACAACTGCCCAAATACACAAACTTTTCAACTATATCTGGAGGTTCACCACAAAGAATGAGTGTAGGTACAAGCTCCTATTAGTCTTTCAGAAGTACTTTGTGTTTATAGGATACAAAATACCTGTATTTATACTAGCTGCCAACTGATGAAGTGGGATTTAGATGGCATTATATCATCTGATAATAAAACAGTCTTGCCTGCGTACTCATGGTCGAAAAGTCTTTCTTCGCGCAACAGATTTACATCATCACATACGTTcttcagagctgtttccagaatattGCCGTTGGCGATATGAAGGGAGGTTGGAAAGGTTGTGCGATCCTGACTAACCCCATTGCTGGACCGGAACAATGGGGAGAAGTAATCTAACACTTTCCTTCAGGTGTTTGCATATAAAGCCTTCAAGGTATTAATAAACTCAGACATACTCTTAGATTACTAATCCCAAAGCACAATCggtcagtgatcttgagtgctgttagaggtatgagggcggttattaGTCCCCGGTTGTTCacatcgtggaagggttcttttAGAGGTACCTAAAAAGAAAATTGGGTTAGAGATGGTCTtaatgacctgagagcgtgaccgcagtgcccaaggaacaactgcttgaagtcggtcacacacgaGCTTTTTGCGAATAATTTTCGTgctagctccgtacttgttgagaccttgcCGCCAAAAACGGATATCCgcgggataaggcgaggtgtccATTTTTAGGGCCGACCTTCTCTAACCCCAcctctccttgtgggaaggcagcatcgctgttatactggttgtctgaagggaacaccttactgccgtcacatcTCTGTACAGCCAGCCGTACGACTTCGCATTCGGACCTTGGGATTTCTGCTTTTAGTcctaccgctcttcaaccgacctgtctggcatggtaggaccttgagcaacgattgtttcagccagtgcagctcgattggttcatcatgaTAAGCAAGCCCAACCAGCACTTCAAGGCAGCAACAACAATCAGGAAAGTTTGGGCTCGCCCGGGATTTAAAGCGCAATCCTGTTCAACGAGTCAAAAGGAGCCCTATTATCAAGGAACAACGATCGTCAACCTGTAATAAGTGTGACAATTGAAGATTTGATCGATACATCCATATTGTAATCGAAAACTATTCTGCTCCTCACAAATACTCACAGGTTCTGTACAATCTGTGGGGTATAACTGTTGCCAGTAACTTTAAAACAATGAAGAGCATACTGACGCCCCAGTAACTGTTGCATAAGTCAAGAAGGCTTTTTTCAAAGATAGGAATGGTGATCTCTTTATTATAAAATGATCATATTCCTGTTTGCAAAGTCTTTCCAGTTAACATAGTAAGTTCCTTGACCAGTGATTCGTCATTATCGTTATAAAGGGCCACGGACAGGCTGTTTGGATCTTGTGACTTGAAATGCTTCAAAAGTTCCTCCCGTATCTTCGACTGAACAACATTACCCTTCAATTCCATAATCTCTGAATAAGAGTTAGAAAGGAATAAAAAATATAGTAGTGGATAAGTTAGAATGGTGCGACtggtattgattttttttttacaatGCATTGATAATGAATTCCAATTAAATTAAAACACTGGGAGACCAATCTTTCTGATGATTTTTCACCGTAGTTTGGTTTAATTTTATCGCAGGGTCTATCTTGACTAGTTATGTGGTATTTGGTTTGGAGTGGTACGCATTACGAATCTGTTTGCTGTTGTTAGTCTCTAACTGTACACATGTTAAATTGACTACGAGTAAGATTTTATTGCACTTAGCCAGTACTTCTGCTTCTGGTTTTGGAAACTTTT from Schistosoma haematobium chromosome ZW, whole genome shotgun sequence includes:
- the ADRM1_1 gene encoding adhesion regulating molecule 1, variant 2 (EggNog:ENOG410V4PQ~COG:O) — protein: MSGRTALFGRPQQSQTRHLLQFKAGKMTIGDDNWVHADPRKGWVYVYQSGDGKLHFCWIDRKTFLVEDNFVINAKQAEFQKIPQCTTGRVYLLKFKGPKHFFIWMQEPNGKNDSDICSRINDYIRSPPAQTTTLSSDWLSRFESLNQLSHSDILALLSMGVGLGGGLTSESDISSAQANAVTIGRHLNTGHLDESNVSTPVIGTTATPSSGTSSTGGNSLRPSTTDKRLEAGKIQLQDLRNILSSISTGMRSSSNDAKVELNDVLNVDNLHSLLNKPDIQERLLPHLPPLDPESASTNDLENITANIQSSQFKTTLKSFSAAFRTGELAPVLAQFNLGIKADEAARRGDLVAFSNALQGKTTDTTSQPSNDSGSNVTQSTTSQESSKDKSDHKKEGKTIADTKADKKDESFDDNKMDTD